In Methanofervidicoccus sp. A16, the sequence TCGATTACAGAGGTTTTAGGTTTTAAGCCTATGGAGGATGAGGGTAAGGTAATGAGCCTCTCCAGTTATCCTGGGGAGGAGTTAGATATAGGTGTTATTATAGACTACGACAGTAGGATAAAATCATTTAAAAATTATCTTGGGGTTGTGGGACAGGAATCTACAAAGGCGCTAAAGAGGATACTTAAGGGTTATAATATAGATCCTGAGAGTATGGACTTTAAAACTAAGGTGAGGGTTGCAAAGTACGCCCAGAGGGTACTTGAGGATATTGTGTTAAAAATGATAAAGGATTTTGCAGAGGAGACAGGTATAGACAAGGTTGTTTTCAGTGGTGGTGTAGCCCAGAATGTTAAGTTGAATAGTAGGATAGGAGAAATTTACGATGTGTTTATACCTCCCTTTATGGGAGACGAGGGCCTTTCCGTAGGTTCCTCTTTACTCATAAAAAAGGATGGGATAGATCTAAAGGATACATACTTAGGTTATAGTATATCAGATGAGAAGGTGGAGGAATTAATAGAAAAGGGACATCTTAGAGACTACAGGATTACCTACTTAGAGGAGAGGGAGATACCTGAGACTGTGGGAAATCTCCTATTGGAGGGTAAGATCCTCTGTATATGTAGGGGTAGAATGGAGTTTGGTCCAAGAGCCCTAGGTAATAGGAGTATTGTGGCACTACCAACTAAGGAGAATAGGGAAAAACTTAGTAGATTGCTTAAAAGAGATAGTTTTATGCCCTTTGCACCTACCATACTTTATGAATATGTGGAGGACTACCTTATAGATCCTAAATATAGCCCATTTATGACTATGGTATTTGAGGTTAAGGAAGATGTTAGGGAAAGAATAGAGGGTGTAGTACATGTAGATAATACAACGAGGCCCCAAACTTTAAAGAGAGATTTCAACAGGGTATATTATGACACTATAAAATATATCCACGAGTCTATAGATCTCCCAGTAGTTTTAAATACAAGTTTTAACATCCATGGAGAACCTATAGTATGTACAGAGTTAGACGGAATAAGGACTTTTAGAACTGTAGGAGATGCACTGTTATTAGGAAATTGGCTAATCGAGAAAAAAAGTATTTAAAATTAATCCTAGTTTCCATTAAAGTGGTAATTAAAAAAATTTTTATTTTTTAATTAAAATAATAATTATTATAAATAAAATAAGAGAAGAGGTAAATGATTATAAAAAAGGTTTAACAGAAAACCTGTCATACTTTATAGTTTTAATTTTTTATAATTACTACTTTAAGGAAACTAAGTTTTAATAACTCTTTCTTCCTTCATTATATATTAATAATAATAACTTAAAAAACATCATTTACTACACCACTGGTGATCCTATGTATAGATACTTTGGAACTATGGCAGATATGGGAATTATCGCTGAGGGAGAAACTCTTGAGGAGGCATTTAGAGAGGCTGCAAGGGCTCTTACTAACTTGATGGTGGATATAGACACTGTTGAAAAAAAGATTGAGAGAAAAATCACTGTTAAATCGGAAGATCTTTACAGTCTTCTCTATGATTTCCTAACGGAACTTTTGATAATAAGAGACAGTGAAGGTATCGTATTTTCTGATTTCCAAATAAAGATATACAAGGAGGATGATGGATACAGATTGGAATGTATTGCCTACGGAGAAGAGTTGGATAGAGAGAAACACACTCCTAAGGAGGATGTAAAGGCCATTACCTACCACAAAATGGAGATAGAGGAAAAGGATGGAAAATACACTATAAAGTATATAGTAGATATCTAATAAGGTGATCCTTTGATAAGTGAGGTATTCTCCTCTATAATGGGAGAGGGTAAGTACATAGGAAGGAGGTATATATTTGTTAGATTTAGAGGCTGTCCACTTCAATGTATATACTGTGATGAGAGTATCAAGGATAATATTCCCTCCAGGGTTGAGAGGAGTCCAGGGAGTGGTGCATTTCAGGAGTATCCTAATATAGAGAGGGATCTCATAGAGATCGTAAATAACTTAAAAACTCCAGATCTCTTTGCAGTATCCTTTACAGGTGGAGAGCCTCTACTACATTATAAAAAATTAAGGGAGTACTCAGAGAAACTTCAGGATTTGGGATATAGAACTCACTTGGAGAGCAACGGTTTATATCCAGAGAGGTTGTTCTTCTTCGACTACGCATCTATCGATATAAAACTACCTGAACACTTTAAGGGTTTAGATGAGAAAGAATATAGAAGGATTTACAAACTGGAGTTGGAGTCTATAAAAAAACTCTACAGTATGGGATCAGATGTATATGGGAAGGTAGTTGTTTTGGAAAACAGTGATCCAAAGGTTGTTGAAGATGTTGCAAAGGATATTTCAGATATAGGAGATATCACCTTATCTATCCAACCTGTAACTCCAATAAAGGATATTAAACCTGTTTCCCAGGGAAAATTACTAGAGATGATGAAACTATGTGGGAGGTACCTTGGGAATAACGTAATGTGTACTCCACAGATTCATAAGTATCTAGGAATGTTATAATAGGAATTTATATAATTAAAAAAAAATAAGGATAATAAAAAAATGATAAAAAAGATGGTTATAGGATCTATCCTTTTTCCAGTACTTAGAATCTCTCTTAGAAAAATAAAAACATTGGCTAAACATCTATTCCTTATTAACGGGAACTGTTTTTATATATCTCGATAAAAACCTTATTATATCTCCATCAGATACTATTCCAAC encodes:
- a CDS encoding carbamoyltransferase C-terminal domain-containing protein translates to MILGIHDGHNSSASLISNRGIEYAISEERFTRRKNQRGFPSNTVDYILEKTGDRNTDLITVGGMFRRGGRLRSIKELQKRLNIPILYFHHHLCHAALYKLSGFKECLVITIDGGGDALSATVSIGSREGLEVIAQSDIIDSLGDFYASITEVLGFKPMEDEGKVMSLSSYPGEELDIGVIIDYDSRIKSFKNYLGVVGQESTKALKRILKGYNIDPESMDFKTKVRVAKYAQRVLEDIVLKMIKDFAEETGIDKVVFSGGVAQNVKLNSRIGEIYDVFIPPFMGDEGLSVGSSLLIKKDGIDLKDTYLGYSISDEKVEELIEKGHLRDYRITYLEEREIPETVGNLLLEGKILCICRGRMEFGPRALGNRSIVALPTKENREKLSRLLKRDSFMPFAPTILYEYVEDYLIDPKYSPFMTMVFEVKEDVRERIEGVVHVDNTTRPQTLKRDFNRVYYDTIKYIHESIDLPVVLNTSFNIHGEPIVCTELDGIRTFRTVGDALLLGNWLIEKKSI
- a CDS encoding archease, with the protein product MYRYFGTMADMGIIAEGETLEEAFREAARALTNLMVDIDTVEKKIERKITVKSEDLYSLLYDFLTELLIIRDSEGIVFSDFQIKIYKEDDGYRLECIAYGEELDREKHTPKEDVKAITYHKMEIEEKDGKYTIKYIVDI
- a CDS encoding 7-carboxy-7-deazaguanine synthase QueE; this translates as MISEVFSSIMGEGKYIGRRYIFVRFRGCPLQCIYCDESIKDNIPSRVERSPGSGAFQEYPNIERDLIEIVNNLKTPDLFAVSFTGGEPLLHYKKLREYSEKLQDLGYRTHLESNGLYPERLFFFDYASIDIKLPEHFKGLDEKEYRRIYKLELESIKKLYSMGSDVYGKVVVLENSDPKVVEDVAKDISDIGDITLSIQPVTPIKDIKPVSQGKLLEMMKLCGRYLGNNVMCTPQIHKYLGML